The nucleotide sequence TTTTAATTTATTATTAGATAGCTAATTGAATTTTAAATTTTTAAGGTTTTATCTTTAAAACTTCTGATTTAAAGTCTTCATATAAAGACAGGCCTTCTTTTAAAATAGATTCCAAATCTTCATAATTACTAAAAGATGGCTTTTTTATATCAGTTTTATCACCATTGTTTAACAATCTAATAATAAAAGCCCAAGGACCACCTAGAGTTATTAATTCTCCATTTTTACGAAGCACCCAAATGAACTCTACCAAACCATATCTTAATGAAATATTGAAAGTGAAAAGGTAATCACCAATACTTTGGTTTAACCCATAAAATTTCTCCTTTTTATTATATATAAAACTATAGCTTAAAGATGTAAAAATGGATAAAACTTTTTCATTCGAATAACTTTCTAACGTTTCTTCTTTAGAAGCAGAATACTTTTCAGAAATATTTCTATATAAGTTTTCAAATTTTATATTCTCTAATATGAGTTTTATTTCAGGAAGTTGTTTCATATTTATTCTGGTCTAAAACGGATTTCAATATCGTAATTATCTCTTGCAAAATCAATAAAATCTTGAATATTTGATAATGACTGATTGCTGTCAGGAATTTCTAGAATTTGTTGCCCATGCAGAATTAGCCCATCTAAATTAGAATACTTATTAGATCTAATAACGGTACCTGGCGCATATTTTTGATTCATTTCAATTAAATATTTTTGAAATGTAGAAAATTGAATTTCACTTAAATTTGTTGCTTTTCTTGAAACTATTTCTCCGGTTAGCGGATCATAGCTATCTAATCGTTTTCCATTAAGACTTAAATAATTATTGACTTTTATAGGTTTTCTGATACTAATATCTTTCGAATCTCCAAGTTTGCCTATTAAAAATTTACTTTTTTATAATCTATATAATTTTTGTCACTCGGATATGATAAATGAAAAAGAGAATAATCCTTAATAGCGCTATTAATAACATACTTTTAAACTTTGGCTTCATCAAATTTTAAAATTTCTAAGTTGATTGATAGACCAACTCTACATTATCAAAATCTTTTCTCATTAAATCCTCTTTTTTAATACCAAAATATAACATCCCATCTCCAAAATTTTCAGTAACATTTATATCTGAAAAATCTACTTGTAATAAAAGGATATATTCTTTTTCAATCTCGTTAATCTTTTTTAAATCTTGGTCTGTAAATGGATAGCTTAAATTTAATGCGCTAGCAGCCCAATGAAAAGAAACAGTTCCTTGCACAGCTTGAGGGTTTCCAAATAATTGAGAACCTATATTATTAGAAAAATGATTGTTATTAGTATCAATAAAATCTTGTATTTCATCAATTTCTTCATCTAAATTAATACCTCTAGTTTCTAACTCAAGCATTTTATAGTTTTGATATGAAGGAAAATTATAATGTAAATAGAAATCAATAAACATCTCGTCTAAAACTGGTGAATTAACGAAGTGTTCATGTCTTTGTGTCAAATATTCTTTCTTACAATTATGATAAAATACTTTATAATCGCTTCGTCTAATTGGAAAACTTAAATTAAGATTAATAAAAAATGATATCATGCCGCCATCAAAAAAGTAATTAAACTCATTATACGGCATTATCTCATCTACCGAAATTTGACAAAGATGGGATAACGATTTGATATTAAAACGATCCATATCCAAATCATCAGAGAATAAAGGAATTCCACCAAATTTTGATATATTCTTGCTTTTCTCACTCTTTTTAAATGCGATAGTAGGCTTTATTAAATCTAATAAAATTGCATATACATTTATATGATTATTTATCATATACTGATTAATGCTTTCCTCAATAGTTTGGCTATCATTATTCATGCTATAAATCTAAAAAATTAAATCGTTTAAATGAGTATTAGGATTGTCAATTATAGCATTTCTTATGTTAGTGACAATATTGTTAACTTGCTCGAAAGCTTCATCTGGAGTTAAAGATTCTGGTAATGCATCAAATAATGCCTGAACTTTTTGATTATATAAATTATGATTTGGTTGATTCCTCCATGCAGCAACAGCTATACCATTCATTACATCATTCATGTGAAATGTATAAATAGAGTTAGCAGCTTTCTGTACTACTGGATTATTTCTTAACGCCCAAGGAACAAGATGATGAGCCTGCTGCGGATTGCCAGGTAACAAACCAAGTACCTTTCTTAACTGACTACTTCTTCCAAAATCTATCACATTATTCACTACTTTCCAAACCAATTTAGTAGTTTGTCCAGTCACAGTGTTTGTAAGCTTAACTGCATACTTTGCTCCAGTAGCTGTCCAACCAAAAATTGGTACAGTAGCTGCAAAGCTTAAGCTTGCATTTACACCATCACCTTCAAGAAGGTAAAGACCTCCATTTAAGAAATCAGCTAACTCACCAACAACTGGGATAAGACCTATGCCATCAAGAGCAATATGTACAACATCTCTAGTTGCTTCCCAAAACACCTTAATATCTGACCATTCAGGATTCAATGCTCTTAGAACTGCCATTTTAATCATGAAGTGTGCAATAATTGGATCATGATCATCAGAAATAGACAAATCTAAATTTGTAAATTGATCCACAGATAGCAAAAACGAACCATCAATGTCACTATAAATTTTATTTTGCTTTTTTGCTGCTAAAACAAAATTAAAAGCATCAATATCATTTATAGATTCAACACTAACTATATCTATTAACTCTTCAGCAAAATCCATCGAACTTTCACTAAACTCATTATCATTAAGATAATCAAAAATCAGATCCTTTTCAGCTGGATTATTTAAGTAATAATTTCTACTTGCATTGCTCAAAGTACTTAAAAACGACTTTACAAGTGTTTCCAAATCCTCATCTGGTATTACAGTTGCGGAGTAAGAATTAGGGTTTCCACTACCTCCTCCTGTGGCGCCTCCATCACTATAATATGTAGCGCCATCATTGAAATTGCCACCATCACTATCGCACGTGTTAAAAAGAAAACTCTCTCTCGTTGGCTTTCTTATATTACAAGTACACTGTTGAATTGACCAATGACCTTCACAGGGGCAGCTAGTCTCAACAATAATCTCTATAGTTTCGCATTCGTCATCAGCTCTCAAAAAAGCATTGCTTTCTGCTTGCGAGTTAATTCTCTTAATTAATTCCTTAATATCTCCTTCATGAGGCGATATTTTTACCGTTCCAGAAATATTTTCTTTTTGATTTTGCTGTAGAAATGGTTTGTCAAAAGTATAAGCAACAAAATAACCACTAATACTATCTTTTCTTTTTTCAATAACCAAATTTTCAAATAGTACAGTGGCAGGTTTTGATTGCCTTTCTATTAACATTGTATATGTTGTAAGGCTATCTGTTTCTACTTTTTTAATGACATCAGTATCAATTAAAAAATCAGATTTTTTACTTATTCTTTCATTGTCATTTGAGGAAGACTCGTTATCAATTATCTTTTCTAAACCAAATTTTGAAGTGATTTCTCTAAATTCAGCATCATTTTTATAATCACTTATTGTAGTGATTTTAATTTTCTGCTTAAGTTTTTCCTGAATAGGCTCTTTAGATTCTACATTTTCTTTATCACAACTTATAAGATTAAGAAATAATAAGGAAAATAGGATGACTGCAATTGACTTTGTGCTTTTCATTATTTTAAATATTTGATTTTTATGATTTTAAATGTAA is from Pontimicrobium sp. SW4 and encodes:
- a CDS encoding AHH domain-containing protein; amino-acid sequence: MKSTKSIAVILFSLLFLNLISCDKENVESKEPIQEKLKQKIKITTISDYKNDAEFREITSKFGLEKIIDNESSSNDNERISKKSDFLIDTDVIKKVETDSLTTYTMLIERQSKPATVLFENLVIEKRKDSISGYFVAYTFDKPFLQQNQKENISGTVKISPHEGDIKELIKRINSQAESNAFLRADDECETIEIIVETSCPCEGHWSIQQCTCNIRKPTRESFLFNTCDSDGGNFNDGATYYSDGGATGGGSGNPNSYSATVIPDEDLETLVKSFLSTLSNASRNYYLNNPAEKDLIFDYLNDNEFSESSMDFAEELIDIVSVESINDIDAFNFVLAAKKQNKIYSDIDGSFLLSVDQFTNLDLSISDDHDPIIAHFMIKMAVLRALNPEWSDIKVFWEATRDVVHIALDGIGLIPVVGELADFLNGGLYLLEGDGVNASLSFAATVPIFGWTATGAKYAVKLTNTVTGQTTKLVWKVVNNVIDFGRSSQLRKVLGLLPGNPQQAHHLVPWALRNNPVVQKAANSIYTFHMNDVMNGIAVAAWRNQPNHNLYNQKVQALFDALPESLTPDEAFEQVNNIVTNIRNAIIDNPNTHLNDLIF
- a CDS encoding DUF1963 domain-containing protein → MNNDSQTIEESINQYMINNHINVYAILLDLIKPTIAFKKSEKSKNISKFGGIPLFSDDLDMDRFNIKSLSHLCQISVDEIMPYNEFNYFFDGGMISFFINLNLSFPIRRSDYKVFYHNCKKEYLTQRHEHFVNSPVLDEMFIDFYLHYNFPSYQNYKMLELETRGINLDEEIDEIQDFIDTNNNHFSNNIGSQLFGNPQAVQGTVSFHWAASALNLSYPFTDQDLKKINEIEKEYILLLQVDFSDINVTENFGDGMLYFGIKKEDLMRKDFDNVELVYQST